CACGCCGCCCGACGGACGCGTCGTCAAGAGCGGCCGCTTGAAACAGTCGGTGTCGCGCTGGTGCTACGGCAAGATTCCGATGCCGGAGTTCTGCGACGCCGTGAAGGCGATGGGACTGACGGCGATCGACCTGCTCGAGGAGCCGGAGTGGCAGGTGGTCGCCGACCATGGCCTCGTCTGCTCGATGGCCTATGCGGGCGGCGGATCGATCAAGGACGGCCTCAACTACACCCGCAACCACGACGCCATCGTCAAGGGCTTCACCGAGAAGATCCCGAAGGCGGCGAAGATGCGGATTCCCAACGTCATCACCTTTTTCGGCAACCGCATGGGGCTCGGCGACCCGGAGGCCAAGGCCAACTGCATCGACGGCTTGAACAAGGTGAAGAAGCTCGGCGAGGACAACGGGGTGACGATCTGCGTGGAGCTGCTCAACAGCAAGGTCGATCACAAGGACTATCAGGGCGATCACACCGCGTTCGGCCTCGAGATCGTCAAGGCGGTCAACTCGCCGCGCGTCAAGCTGCTCTACGACGCGTATCACATGCAGATCATGGAGGGCGATCTGATCAGGACGATCCGCGACACCAAGGACTGGATCGCGCACGTCCACACCGGCGGCGTGCCCGGACGGCACGAGATCGACGGCACCCAGGAAGTGAACTGGCGCGCCATCGCGCAGGCGCTGGTCGACGTCGGGTTCCCGGGCTACATGGCGCACGAATTCGTCCCGACGCGGGATCCGTTGACGTCGCTGCGGGAAGCGGTCGCGCTGTGTGACGTCTAGCGCCGGGAGGAAGATTGCGTGGGGCTTCGTTGCTCTCAAATGCAGGCAATGGTAGACTTACGCGTTCGCATCACTGCGCGGATCGTGAGTGGGGGCGCGTAGCTCAGCTGGGAGAGCGCTGCGTTCGCAATGCAGAGGCCGAGAGTTCGATCCTCTCCGCGTCCACCAACCGTTTCCGAAAGCAATTTCGCGATTTCAGCGGCCTCCACCTCGGAGGCCGTTGTCGTTTGTGGCGGGAGTGTGCCGCGCCGGCGGCGTGAACGTTCGACGCCGGGCATCCGGCTTCCGCTCAGTTCCGAATCGATCGCTTATGCGTAGTCGGCGCGCATTTCCACTGCGTCATGGCCCCACTGCCTGCGCACCACATCCGGATTGTTGACGACACTTCTGCGCCAAGTTCTTGACAGCAGTCTTACTATGCGTAAGACTGCTGCGTGCCAAGCCCGCGCGCCCGCGCGCCCCAGCTCTCGGCGAAGGAATCAGAGATTCTCGATCGACTCGCTCACGGCGAGGAGTTATACGGCCTGCAACTCGTCGCCACCTCGAAAGGACGCCTCAAGCGGGGCACGGTCTACGTCACGCTTGGGCGCATGGAAGACAAGGGCTTCGTCACTTCGCGCGCCGAGGAGGCGCCCGTCGGCGCCGGCGGCCTGCCCCGCCGTCTCTACGCGGCGACGCCGTACGGCCTCCGCGTGCTGAAGGCGTGGACGGTGATGCTGCAGCACCTGTCGCCGGAGCATGCGCGATGACGGGCGACCATCCCGTCCGCCGGTTCCTGGCCCGCATCTGCCCTGACGAGACGATGGCGCGCATCGTCGATCCTGTACTGGCGGACATGCGGTTTGAAGGCGGCCCCGCGTGGCGCGGCTATCTCGTGCTGGCGCGCGCGCTCACTGTGCACACGATCGTCTCCATACCCGCTGCCCTCGTCCGCGTCTGTGCCGACGACGACGGGGCGATCCCGCGGGCGGCGGCGATTTCGCTGGGCGGAGCGCTCGTCACTGCACTCCCGTTCGTGCTGGTCCCATTGCTCGGAGCGCTGCGTAGCGGATTGCTTGGCCCGCTCTGGGGGCTGCGGCTGAAGACCGCGCACACGCCCGCGATGTTTTTGTTGCTCGTGCCCCAGGCGATGGCGCTGACGCTGCCAGCGGCGATCCTGCTGGCCTTCCCCGTCGCTCTCCGAGGACTGACGGTGACCCGACGCATTCGGCGCCGCGCGATAGCACTCGTCTTCCTATTCGCAGCGCTGACCGGTTTCGTCATCGACCGCGTCGTACCGCGCACCAACCAGGCGTTCCGGGTACTTGTGAGCGGCCGGCCGCTGCCGCCGGGCCCGAACGAGACGGCGTTTGCCGGACTTCGTCGGGAGCTCGCCACGCTGAAGACGTTTCACGGCGGCGAGACAATCCGGCGCGGCGTCGAATATACCCTGCACCAGCGCCTCGCCCTGAGCTGCGCGCCGCTGCCGCTCGGACTGCTCGCGCTCGCGTTGACCACGACGCGCGTCGGCCGCCGATGGCCGTGGGTCGCTGCATGTACGGGGCTCGCCGGCTATCTCTTCATCCTCTTCCCTCTTGATAGTGTCGCGCAGGTGTTATTGAGGCAAACGACTGCTCCGCCTGCGTTGCTCGCGTGGAGCCCGACGATTGTCATCGCACTGCTCGCGCTCGCGATCCAGCGACGCGCATCGGTACAGTCGCTTGCCGCATGCAGTTAGTCGTCGGCTTCATCGGCCTTGTCGCGATGCTCGGCGCCGCACTTAGCATCTGCTACGTCATCTCGTACGCCGTGCTCTTCCTCGTCGGCAAGGCACTCCCATTGGCCGGCCGGCGGCGGCGCTGAGCGCGAGGCAACGATCGATCGTTCACACGATGGAGCCGCTCACCATGTCGAGAATCCTTCGACTCCTGTCCGTACTTCTCGTGACCGTCCCGGCGATGGTGTCCGCGCAGACCACTGGGGCCGGATACGCGGACGCGCTCAGTCCCTCGCTGGCGAGCGTCGCTCAGAAAATGCACGCGACGATCCGCCGTGATCTCGCGGAGGCCGCCGCGAGCATGCCGGCCAACGAGTATTCGTTCCGGCCGACGCCCGACGTGCGCACGTTCGCGCAGGTCATCGGCCACGTCATCAACGCCGAGTGGTTCTTCTGCGCGCAGGCACGAGGAGCGTCTTCGCCCAACACGATCAGCTTCGAGCAGGGGACCGACAAAGCGACGTTGGTGAAAGCCTTGGACGACGCGCTGGCGTACTGCGACCGCGCCTACGAGGAAACGACGGACGCAAACTTCAACGATCCGGTCCAGATGCAGGCAGGCGTGGGAATGGGTCCGGCCCGAACCGTCCGCGGCGCGATTCTCATCTTCAACACCACGCACGACAACGAGCACTACGGGAATATCGTCGTCTACATGCGCTTGAAGGGACACGTGCCGCCGTCGACCGCCCGCACGCAATCGCCCAAGTGAGGCGGGCGCGCCTCGCACCCCACACCCCGCGTCTCGCCCTCGCCCCTCGGCCCTCAGCGCTACTCCTCGACGCCGGCGTTCCCCAAGTCGACTGACGCGGCGGCCGTCTTCCCGCGTCGCTTGAGCATCCCCTCCACGAGGCCGCGGAGCGCCTGAGCGGCGACCGCGTTGGCCAGCGACAGCCGCTGCAGGTCATCGAGATCCGCGTCGGCGACATCTGCGTGCGACGCCGGCGCGTCGATCCGTGCGGCCACCTCGCCCAACGCCGCCGCGGCGGTGTGGGCGCCGCGCAGGGAGGCTCGCAAGGCGTCGATTTCCGTCAGATCCGCCATGGCTGGTGACTGTACTGCAGTTACAGCTTCTGAACAGTTGCCGCCAGAATTGTGATCGGATAGTGTTCAGCCACAAGACATCCCCGCCGTAACTGCAACACCGGCAAGCCTTATCGGCGCCGACACACAAATCGCACGATGGTGCGCGGGTTGCAATCCTGGTGGGCTCCGTTGCACATGTCCGCGCCCGACACCGCCTCGTCCGAGTCTTCGTCCGGCTATGAAGACGGTCTCGGCCGGCGTGTGCTCGTGTTCGATCGCGAGAGCGGCGAGGTACGCGAACGGCTGCGCCTGCGGCCCGAACTGAGAGTCTTTGCCAGGCCGCTGCAGGAGCGGCTGCCGATCGTCGCCGGCCTCGAAGACGAGCGCTTCGCCCGGCCGCGCAGCATCGAAATGGAGTCGGATGGCCGACTGGCGGTCGTCTCCGGCTACGGTCCGGGACGCCGGCTGTCGGACCTGCTCGACGCGGCGGCCGACCAGGGGATCGTCGCGGGCCTCGACGCCGGCCTCGGCCTGCTGCTCGAACTGCTGCCGGCGCTCTCCCGCCTCCACGACGCCGGCATCACCCATGGCGCGATCGCGCCTGGGCGAATCATGGTCACGGCGGCTGGGCAAATCGTCCTGCTCGACGCCATTTTCGCGGAAGCCCTCGAGCGGCTGCAGCTGACGCGGCGCCGGCTGTGGACCGAGCTGCGCCTCGCGTTTCCGGACGGGCCAGGCGCGCCGTCCTTCGACAAGGGCGCGGATCTCACGCAGGTGGCGCTCGCCGCGGCGACGCTGATTGTCGGGCGACTGCTGCGCGACGACGAGTGGCCAGACGGACTGGCGGCGCTGCAGCAGGAGATCGTCGAGATCGCCAGCATCCGGGCGTCGAAGGGTTTCGCCGACGGCATCGACGCGTTCTTTTCAGCCGCGCTGCCGCTGCCCGCTCGAAAGACATCGCTGACGTCCGCCGACGAGGCGGCCATCGATCTGCGCAAGCTGCTGCGGAAGGAAGTCGGGATTGCGACGTGCCGCACGGCGCTGGTCGAATTCGTACAGCAGGTCGAGACCATCGACAAGGGGCGGCCCGCGGCGAATGAACCCGACGCCGCACACGAGCCGGAACACCGCCGCGGGCGCGGTGCCGACCGCGCCGCTCGCGACGAAGCCGAGCGCAAAGCTCGCGAAGAAGCCGAACTCAAGGCCCGCGAAGAAGCCGAACGCCAAGCCCGCGAACAAGCGGAGCGCCAAGCCCGCGAAGAGGCCGAGCGCCAAGCCCGGGAAGCCGCCGAGCTCAAGGTCCGCGAAGAAGCGGAGCACAAAGCGCGCGAAGAAGCCGAACTCAAGGCCCGCGAAGAGGCCGAACTCAAGGCCCGCCAAGCAGCCGAGCTCAAGGCCCGCGAAGAGGCCGAGCGCAAGGCTCGCGAAGAAGCCGAACTCAAGGCCCGCCAAGCAGCCGAGCTCAAAGCCCGCGAAGAGGCCGAGCGCAAGGCCCGTGAAGAGGCCGAACTCAAGGCCCGCCAAGCAGCCGAGCTCAAAGCCCGCGAAGCAGCCGAACTCAAAGCCCGCCAAGCAGCCGAGCTCAAAGCTCGCGAAGAGGCCGAGCGCAAAGCCCGCCAAGCAGCCGAGCTCAAAGCCCGTGAAGAGGCCGAGCGCAAGGCCCGCGAAGAGGCCGAGCGCAAGGCTCGCAAAGAGGCCGAGCGCAAAACCCGCGAAGAGGCCGAGCGCAAAGCCCGCGAAGAGGCCGAGCGCAAAGCCCGCGAGGAAGCCGAACGCAAAGCCCGCGAGGAAGCCGAACGCAAAGCCCGCGAGGAAGCCGAACGCAAAGCCCGCGAAGAGGCCGAGCGCAAAGCCCGCGAAGAGGCCGAGCGCAAAACCCGTGAAGAGGCCGAGCGCAAGTCGCAGGCCGAGGCAGCGCTGGCCTCAGCCCTTCCGCCTGCCGACCAGGCAAAGGGGGCCTGGCTGGTAGCGCCCCACAACGCCACTGCGTTCAATCCGGCTGTCGAACCGACCGGGACGCCGGCGGCCGATCGCGCCTACCCGATCTACCAGCCGCCAGCCGAGACGCAGTCGTGGACGCCGGAGGCCGAGCCGCCTCCTGCGATCGAAATCGGATCCGGCCCCACACCCAACGCGTTCACGCCGCCGCTGGCCGCCGCCGGCATTCGCCTGAAGCACGAGAAGGGCGCGGCGTCCGCCTTCGCCTCACGCGCGGACAGCCGGCACGAGCCGACCGAGGACATGACGGCGGCCGATGCCTACAACCCGTTCAGCATCCCGGAGGAGCCGCAAGTCATTCCGTGGAAGCTGATCGCGGCCGGCGTAGTCCTGATCGCCGCCACGTTCGCGTTGACACGCGGATATATGCCGTCCGACATCCCGGCGCCGTCGCTCGTCGCGCTCCAGAAGCCCCTCGAAATCATCAAGAAACCGCCGCCTCCCGCGGCCCACGCCGGCAGCGGCTCCGACACCCATCTCGCGATCTCCAGCGAGCCGGTCGGGGCCCGCATCCTGCTCGACGGCAAGTTCGTCGGTGCCACGCCGATGACCATCGACGAGATCTCGGCGGGACGCCACGTGGTGACGCTGCAGGGCAGCGGCGGCGCGATCAAGAGAACGGTGCGCATCGAACCCGGCAAGACGACGACGCTCGACGTGCCGGTGTTCTCGGGGTTCGCGCTGATCGTGGCGCCGTTCGTGGTCGAGGTCGCCGAAGGCGGCCGGTCGCTCGGCACCAGCGAAGAGCAGATCATGCTCGGCCCAGGCCATCACGATCTGCACCTCGAGAACAAGGACCTGAACTACTCCGGCACCCACGGCGTCGACGTGGAGCCGGGAGAGACCACGCGGATTACCGTCGATCCGAAGGGGCGCGCCAACATCAACGCGATTCCGTGGGCCGAGGTCTACATCGACGGCGAGTCGGCCGGCCAGACGCCGCTCGCCAACGTGCCGATCCGCCTCGGCGTGCGCG
This sequence is a window from Vicinamibacterales bacterium. Protein-coding genes within it:
- a CDS encoding PadR family transcriptional regulator, which encodes MPSPRARAPQLSAKESEILDRLAHGEELYGLQLVATSKGRLKRGTVYVTLGRMEDKGFVTSRAEEAPVGAGGLPRRLYAATPYGLRVLKAWTVMLQHLSPEHAR
- a CDS encoding TIM barrel protein codes for the protein MATLTRREALGATLGLTAFTAHSFAQGTTPPDGRVVKSGRLKQSVSRWCYGKIPMPEFCDAVKAMGLTAIDLLEEPEWQVVADHGLVCSMAYAGGGSIKDGLNYTRNHDAIVKGFTEKIPKAAKMRIPNVITFFGNRMGLGDPEAKANCIDGLNKVKKLGEDNGVTICVELLNSKVDHKDYQGDHTAFGLEIVKAVNSPRVKLLYDAYHMQIMEGDLIRTIRDTKDWIAHVHTGGVPGRHEIDGTQEVNWRAIAQALVDVGFPGYMAHEFVPTRDPLTSLREAVALCDV
- a CDS encoding PEGA domain-containing protein, producing the protein MVTAAGQIVLLDAIFAEALERLQLTRRRLWTELRLAFPDGPGAPSFDKGADLTQVALAAATLIVGRLLRDDEWPDGLAALQQEIVEIASIRASKGFADGIDAFFSAALPLPARKTSLTSADEAAIDLRKLLRKEVGIATCRTALVEFVQQVETIDKGRPAANEPDAAHEPEHRRGRGADRAARDEAERKAREEAELKAREEAERQAREQAERQAREEAERQAREAAELKVREEAEHKAREEAELKAREEAELKARQAAELKAREEAERKAREEAELKARQAAELKAREEAERKAREEAELKARQAAELKAREAAELKARQAAELKAREEAERKARQAAELKAREEAERKAREEAERKARKEAERKTREEAERKAREEAERKAREEAERKAREEAERKAREEAERKAREEAERKAREEAERKTREEAERKSQAEAALASALPPADQAKGAWLVAPHNATAFNPAVEPTGTPAADRAYPIYQPPAETQSWTPEAEPPPAIEIGSGPTPNAFTPPLAAAGIRLKHEKGAASAFASRADSRHEPTEDMTAADAYNPFSIPEEPQVIPWKLIAAGVVLIAATFALTRGYMPSDIPAPSLVALQKPLEIIKKPPPPAAHAGSGSDTHLAISSEPVGARILLDGKFVGATPMTIDEISAGRHVVTLQGSGGAIKRTVRIEPGKTTTLDVPVFSGFALIVAPFVVEVAEGGRSLGTSEEQIMLGPGHHDLHLENKDLNYSGTHGVDVEPGETTRITVDPKGRANINAIPWAEVYIDGESAGQTPLANVPIRLGVREIVFKNPQFPERKVVVTIKSGDAPTTTVVDFTKDKVQ
- a CDS encoding LptF/LptG family permease, which translates into the protein MARIVDPVLADMRFEGGPAWRGYLVLARALTVHTIVSIPAALVRVCADDDGAIPRAAAISLGGALVTALPFVLVPLLGALRSGLLGPLWGLRLKTAHTPAMFLLLVPQAMALTLPAAILLAFPVALRGLTVTRRIRRRAIALVFLFAALTGFVIDRVVPRTNQAFRVLVSGRPLPPGPNETAFAGLRRELATLKTFHGGETIRRGVEYTLHQRLALSCAPLPLGLLALALTTTRVGRRWPWVAACTGLAGYLFILFPLDSVAQVLLRQTTAPPALLAWSPTIVIALLALAIQRRASVQSLAACS
- a CDS encoding DinB family protein; this encodes MSRILRLLSVLLVTVPAMVSAQTTGAGYADALSPSLASVAQKMHATIRRDLAEAAASMPANEYSFRPTPDVRTFAQVIGHVINAEWFFCAQARGASSPNTISFEQGTDKATLVKALDDALAYCDRAYEETTDANFNDPVQMQAGVGMGPARTVRGAILIFNTTHDNEHYGNIVVYMRLKGHVPPSTARTQSPK